The following proteins come from a genomic window of Corynebacterium falsenii:
- the argS gene encoding arginine--tRNA ligase, with amino-acid sequence MTPAELSTLIATEARATLEAHDLDASVVPDAPTVERPRNPEHGDYATNIAMQVAKKAGTNPREFATWLAEKLAASDGIDEASVAGPGFINIRLAAAAQGKIVEEILAAGTNFGSGDEYAGKKINLEFVSANPTGPIHLGGTRWAAVGDSLGRILTARGADVTREYYFNDHGAQIDRFARSLLAAAHGEPTPEDGYGGAYIHDIAAQVVADNPTWEGLRAEDAQELFRAEGVKLMFKHIMDTLAEFGTEFDVYFHENSLFESGAVDRAIEKIKASGNLYEADGAWWLRSTEFGDDKDRVVIKSDGNAAYIAGDIAYIEDKIERGHDLCIYMLGADHHGYIARLRAAAAAMGYDPNQVEVLIGQMVNLVKDGHAVRMSKRAGTVITLDDLVEAIGVDAARYALIRSSVDSSLDIDMDLWASQSNDNPVFYVQYGHARLCSIARKAKEADVTYEGADLSLLTHDREGDLIRTLGEFPSVVATAAELREPHRVARYAEQLAGTFHRFYDSCQILPKANQDSEPTAEEQAVFSARLALARATRQTLENALGLLGVSAPERM; translated from the coding sequence GTGACTCCTGCAGAACTTTCAACCCTCATCGCCACCGAAGCCCGCGCCACCCTCGAGGCGCATGACCTGGACGCATCCGTCGTGCCAGACGCACCCACGGTCGAGCGCCCGCGCAACCCTGAGCACGGGGATTACGCCACCAATATCGCCATGCAGGTGGCGAAAAAGGCCGGAACCAACCCGCGCGAATTCGCCACCTGGCTCGCCGAGAAGCTCGCGGCCAGCGATGGCATCGACGAAGCCTCGGTCGCAGGCCCCGGCTTCATCAACATCCGCCTCGCCGCGGCCGCTCAGGGCAAGATCGTCGAGGAGATCCTCGCTGCAGGCACCAACTTTGGCTCCGGCGATGAGTACGCAGGCAAGAAGATCAACCTGGAGTTCGTCTCCGCCAACCCCACTGGCCCGATCCACCTCGGTGGCACCCGCTGGGCCGCCGTCGGCGATTCCCTGGGCCGCATCCTTACCGCCCGCGGTGCCGACGTCACCCGGGAGTACTACTTCAACGACCACGGCGCCCAGATCGACCGCTTCGCCCGGTCGCTGCTCGCCGCCGCCCACGGCGAGCCCACGCCGGAAGACGGATACGGCGGAGCCTACATTCACGACATTGCCGCTCAGGTCGTCGCCGACAACCCCACCTGGGAGGGCCTGCGCGCCGAAGACGCACAGGAGCTGTTCCGCGCCGAGGGCGTGAAGCTGATGTTCAAGCACATCATGGACACCCTCGCGGAGTTCGGCACCGAGTTCGATGTGTACTTCCACGAAAACTCCCTGTTTGAATCGGGCGCCGTGGATCGCGCCATCGAGAAGATCAAGGCCAGCGGCAACCTCTACGAAGCAGACGGCGCGTGGTGGCTGCGCTCCACCGAGTTCGGCGATGACAAGGACCGCGTGGTCATTAAGTCCGATGGCAACGCCGCGTACATCGCAGGCGACATCGCCTACATCGAGGACAAGATCGAGCGTGGCCATGACCTGTGCATCTACATGCTGGGTGCCGACCACCACGGCTACATCGCCCGCTTGCGCGCCGCCGCAGCGGCCATGGGATACGACCCGAACCAGGTGGAAGTCCTCATCGGCCAGATGGTCAACCTCGTCAAGGACGGCCACGCCGTGCGCATGTCCAAGCGCGCAGGCACCGTCATCACCCTCGACGACCTCGTCGAGGCCATCGGCGTGGATGCCGCCCGCTACGCACTGATCCGCAGCTCCGTGGACTCCTCCCTGGATATTGACATGGACCTGTGGGCCTCCCAGTCCAACGACAACCCCGTGTTCTACGTCCAGTACGGCCACGCCCGCCTGTGCTCGATCGCACGCAAGGCTAAGGAAGCTGACGTGACCTACGAAGGCGCCGACCTGTCGCTGCTCACTCACGACCGCGAGGGCGACCTCATCCGCACCCTCGGCGAATTCCCCAGCGTGGTTGCCACCGCCGCCGAGCTGCGCGAACCGCACCGCGTGGCCCGCTACGCCGAGCAGCTGGCCGGCACGTTCCACCGGTTCTACGATTCGTGCCAGATCCTGCCCAAGGCCAACCAGGACTCCGAGCCCACCGCCGAGGAGCAGGCCGTGTTCTCCGCACGCCTCGCCCTGGCTCGCGCCACCCGCCAGACCCTCGAGAACGCCCTGGGTCTGTTGGGCGTCTCCGCACCCGAGAGGATGTAA
- a CDS encoding AAA family ATPase encodes MTHSTRPDHFAHQTHTAAAGLCLNRLEVSNFAGISHAVLEPQTRGVTVIHGPNEAGKSSLLQAFELLLSDTKPKTTAKSVAKFFPVGEDVKPVITADLTIGQYELRYQKSFQDKRVTLNITSPRVENLVSDDAMRRFAEIMEQHVDTDLRSALFVEQGRDVSKIDLTGIATLTEALHSADGDGPERGDLAPVSTQVSEGVAAELVKLVDREDFSYRDRTKSRRPKGDLKKALDNAEHAADVLFEAERVYADAQKAISDLDRFYTRRNDIRAEKPEAHRAVEQCQEALKEAQQRATALDTATQKLRSVQMELDLQEEKLIRRQENAAKLEAVTQQAQTARETMDAAVAEAAAEADKREAATAEWQAAQAEAQLAQAVYEVVGMTEDVRALAAQHEELGAQRESVTKIYKEISEKKRQVDNDPATEQNVAAARDAVAKLHEEQRVREAVSTSVRVDGPAGSTFTHDGREVDLGDKGTQLQLTQHTTLGLGDYQVTISPARDQSAQDSSVEQAAAACVRAFRVFRPTGVDIDADSSDGDLREALTTIAELAENRAAMEDEIRALESRATSMTGGRTQDQLKQAETQALSALTEAQRTAAAQAEAVVDRADKAEAAGAEVDTTVASFVADLRQAGGEDDALVAVLTEKDSSLPEAATVKRWRTASSEAAQAAGDRREKVLASPATTTAAQATARCESFEERRDELARELAAEREQVSDDDLAAAVAKAEQDVAQASVTWEDEVRRNEGQDDLETVKLSLQGAESRVAGLLNEEHQLDINIAKTTENLGNATNAADTLAEARSENERAQRTLARITRQADAAALLCEVLLQARQEAKERYSAPYRKELESLARLVFGTAIDVDVDDNFQVSNRSADGKNLVKDQLSGGAKEQLEILQLLATARLVGEGESVPIFLDDVLGFSDEQRAEKMNLVLGKLGQRNQIVIFTCDRQRFDRIPGAQTVAIDTVTGVE; translated from the coding sequence ATGACCCACAGCACCCGACCTGATCACTTTGCCCACCAGACTCACACTGCAGCTGCAGGGCTGTGTCTCAACAGGCTCGAGGTCAGTAACTTTGCCGGTATCTCGCATGCAGTGCTGGAACCGCAGACTCGTGGCGTCACCGTGATCCACGGTCCCAACGAGGCTGGAAAGTCCAGTTTGCTCCAAGCCTTTGAACTGCTGCTGAGCGACACCAAGCCGAAGACGACCGCCAAGTCAGTGGCAAAGTTCTTTCCCGTGGGGGAGGACGTCAAGCCGGTGATCACGGCCGATCTGACCATCGGCCAGTACGAACTGCGCTACCAAAAGTCGTTTCAAGACAAGCGCGTGACGTTGAACATCACGTCCCCACGGGTGGAAAACCTCGTGTCGGATGATGCCATGCGTCGATTCGCCGAGATCATGGAGCAGCACGTCGATACCGATCTGCGGTCTGCGCTGTTCGTGGAGCAGGGCAGGGACGTCAGCAAGATTGACCTCACCGGCATCGCCACGCTCACCGAGGCACTGCACAGCGCAGATGGAGATGGTCCCGAACGCGGGGATCTAGCGCCTGTCTCGACTCAGGTGAGCGAGGGAGTGGCCGCTGAACTCGTCAAGCTCGTGGACCGCGAAGATTTCTCTTACCGGGATCGCACGAAATCCCGCCGACCCAAGGGCGACTTGAAGAAAGCTCTGGATAATGCCGAACACGCGGCCGACGTGTTGTTTGAAGCAGAGCGCGTTTACGCAGACGCCCAAAAGGCGATCTCAGACTTGGACCGGTTCTACACTCGCCGAAACGACATTCGGGCAGAAAAACCGGAGGCGCACCGAGCGGTGGAACAGTGCCAGGAGGCGCTCAAGGAGGCCCAGCAGCGTGCCACGGCCTTGGATACCGCAACCCAAAAGCTGCGCAGCGTGCAGATGGAGCTCGACCTGCAGGAAGAAAAGCTCATCCGGCGGCAGGAGAACGCGGCGAAGCTCGAAGCCGTGACTCAGCAGGCCCAGACCGCGCGGGAGACGATGGACGCGGCGGTAGCAGAAGCGGCAGCGGAAGCCGATAAGCGGGAGGCCGCGACGGCCGAGTGGCAGGCTGCCCAAGCGGAAGCCCAGCTTGCCCAGGCGGTGTACGAGGTCGTGGGAATGACCGAAGACGTCCGCGCTTTGGCGGCACAGCACGAGGAACTCGGTGCCCAGCGCGAGTCGGTCACCAAGATCTACAAGGAGATATCGGAAAAGAAGCGCCAGGTTGATAACGATCCCGCGACGGAGCAGAACGTGGCCGCTGCGCGCGACGCCGTTGCCAAGCTGCACGAGGAACAACGAGTCCGCGAAGCGGTATCCACCAGCGTGCGCGTCGATGGGCCGGCCGGATCAACCTTCACCCACGATGGCCGCGAGGTTGATCTGGGCGATAAGGGAACCCAGCTGCAGCTCACCCAGCACACCACGCTTGGTCTGGGGGACTACCAGGTGACGATTTCCCCTGCCAGAGATCAGTCAGCGCAGGACTCATCGGTGGAACAAGCGGCAGCGGCGTGCGTTCGGGCTTTCCGCGTGTTCCGGCCAACCGGTGTGGACATCGATGCCGACAGCAGCGATGGTGATCTTCGCGAAGCCCTGACCACCATCGCGGAGTTGGCGGAAAACCGCGCGGCCATGGAGGACGAGATCCGCGCCCTGGAATCCCGTGCCACGTCGATGACGGGCGGGCGCACCCAGGATCAGCTCAAGCAGGCTGAGACCCAAGCTCTATCTGCCCTCACCGAGGCTCAGCGAACCGCTGCTGCCCAGGCTGAAGCAGTGGTGGATCGTGCAGACAAGGCAGAGGCCGCAGGGGCGGAAGTCGATACCACCGTGGCGAGCTTTGTTGCCGATTTGCGCCAGGCTGGGGGAGAGGACGACGCACTCGTTGCGGTTCTCACCGAAAAGGATTCAAGCTTGCCGGAGGCAGCCACAGTGAAAAGGTGGCGTACCGCATCTTCGGAGGCAGCCCAAGCTGCCGGTGATCGTCGTGAGAAGGTTCTGGCATCCCCGGCCACCACCACCGCAGCGCAGGCCACGGCACGGTGCGAGAGCTTCGAGGAACGGCGCGACGAGCTGGCGCGGGAACTGGCAGCCGAACGCGAACAGGTCAGCGACGATGATCTCGCCGCAGCGGTCGCCAAGGCCGAACAAGACGTTGCCCAGGCCAGCGTCACGTGGGAGGACGAGGTGCGTCGCAATGAAGGCCAGGATGACCTCGAAACCGTGAAGCTGAGCCTCCAGGGCGCGGAAAGCAGGGTCGCTGGACTGCTCAATGAGGAGCACCAGCTCGATATCAATATCGCCAAGACCACTGAGAATCTCGGCAACGCAACCAACGCTGCCGATACTTTGGCAGAGGCGCGCAGCGAGAACGAGCGGGCGCAGCGCACCTTGGCCCGCATCACCCGGCAGGCCGATGCAGCCGCCCTGCTGTGCGAGGTCCTCCTGCAGGCCCGGCAGGAAGCGAAAGAACGCTACTCTGCCCCCTACCGTAAGGAGCTGGAAAGCCTGGCCCGCCTCGTGTTCGGCACCGCCATTGATGTGGATGTGGATGACAATTTCCAGGTCTCGAACCGCTCCGCCGATGGCAAGAACCTGGTCAAGGATCAGCTGTCCGGTGGCGCGAAGGAACAGCTGGAGATCCTGCAGTTGCTCGCCACAGCACGGTTGGTGGGCGAGGGGGAGTCCGTACCCATCTTCCTCGACGACGTCCTGGGCTTCAGCGACGAGCAGCGCGCGGAGAAGATGAACCTCGTGCTGGGCAAACTGGGGCAGCGCAACCAGATTGTCATTTTCACCTGCGACCGGCAGCGCTTCGATCGCATCCCCGGAGCCCAGACCGTCGCTATCGACACCGTGACGGGTGTGGAATAG
- the thrC gene encoding threonine synthase, which produces MYRERMPFAKDWEPITLNEGGTPLLRANHISELTDCDVYLKIEGANPTGSFKDRGMTVAVTDAYHKGQKVLMCASTGNTSASAAAYAARAGLKCAVLIPEGKIAQGKLAQAVMHGAQIIQVRGNFDDCLEMVRKTTTEFPEIALVNSVNPMRIEGQKTAAFEIVDCLGDAPDIHALPVGNAGNITAYWKGYSEYAEDGVSTQRPMMLGVQAAGAAPLVHGEPVLEPETIATAIRIGNPASWQQAVAAKEESGGNFRAQTDEQILKAYHLVASKEGVFVEPASASSVAGFLDAHSKGEIKAGSRVVCTVTGHGLKDPTTALAEMPEPTVTDVDTHAIAEALGLE; this is translated from the coding sequence ATGTACCGCGAGCGGATGCCGTTCGCGAAGGATTGGGAGCCCATCACCCTCAACGAGGGCGGCACGCCGCTGCTGCGGGCTAACCACATCTCCGAGCTCACGGACTGTGACGTGTACTTGAAGATCGAGGGCGCCAACCCCACCGGTTCCTTCAAGGACCGTGGCATGACCGTGGCCGTAACCGACGCGTATCACAAGGGCCAGAAGGTGCTCATGTGCGCCTCGACCGGTAACACGTCGGCCTCCGCTGCGGCCTACGCCGCCCGCGCGGGCCTGAAGTGCGCTGTGCTCATCCCCGAGGGCAAGATCGCCCAGGGCAAGCTGGCGCAGGCCGTGATGCACGGCGCCCAGATCATCCAGGTGCGCGGCAACTTCGACGACTGCCTGGAGATGGTGCGCAAGACCACCACCGAGTTCCCCGAGATCGCACTGGTGAACTCCGTCAACCCGATGCGCATCGAGGGCCAGAAGACGGCCGCCTTCGAGATCGTCGATTGTTTGGGCGACGCCCCCGATATCCACGCGCTGCCGGTGGGCAACGCGGGCAACATCACCGCGTACTGGAAGGGCTACAGCGAGTACGCCGAGGACGGTGTCTCCACCCAGCGCCCGATGATGCTCGGCGTGCAGGCCGCAGGCGCGGCTCCGCTGGTCCACGGCGAGCCCGTGCTGGAGCCGGAGACCATCGCCACCGCCATTCGCATCGGTAACCCGGCTTCCTGGCAGCAGGCGGTTGCCGCCAAGGAGGAGTCCGGCGGTAACTTCCGTGCCCAGACCGATGAGCAGATCCTCAAGGCATACCACCTGGTGGCGTCGAAGGAAGGTGTCTTCGTGGAGCCAGCATCGGCATCGTCGGTGGCAGGCTTCCTGGACGCACACTCTAAGGGCGAGATCAAGGCCGGTTCGCGCGTGGTGTGCACCGTCACCGGCCACGGCCTGAAGGATCCGACGACCGCGCTGGCCGAGATGCCGGAGCCGACCGTCACCGATGTGGATACCCACGCGATCGCTGAGGCGCTGGGGCTGGAATGA
- a CDS encoding homoserine dehydrogenase, with protein sequence MTETAQAAFKPGKGAGSTVGVALLGMGTVGAEVLRLLGERSDEFTARIGGPLEVRGIAVGDLSKPRPGVDRDLLTDDALGLVKRDDIDLVIEVIGGIDYPRQVVLAALRAGKSVVTANKALIAAHADDLAAAADESGVDLFFEAAVAAAIPVVGPLRRSLAGDKVNQVMGIVNGTTNFILDAMYHRGASYEEMLAEATELGYAEADPSADVDGYDAASKAAILASLAFHTRVSGENVHTEGIRDISVEDIDAAKAANSTIKLLAICERLVDDEGKESVSARVYPALVPTSHPLASVSESYNAVFVEAESAGRLMFYGNGAGGGPTASAVLGDVVAVARNIVHGGRGPGESTYAELPIADFGDVSTRYHVDMQVDDRTGVLAEVASVFAEQGVSLKTVRQEELRDGARLVVITHSAREADLENTVDKLKQLDAVMAINSVIRMEG encoded by the coding sequence ATGACTGAGACCGCACAAGCTGCTTTCAAACCCGGCAAGGGTGCTGGCTCGACCGTGGGCGTGGCCCTGCTGGGCATGGGTACGGTCGGAGCAGAGGTGCTGCGCCTGCTCGGTGAGCGGAGCGACGAGTTCACCGCCCGCATCGGCGGCCCCCTCGAGGTTCGGGGAATTGCAGTCGGCGATCTGAGCAAGCCCCGCCCCGGCGTGGACCGCGACCTCCTCACCGATGATGCCCTCGGCCTGGTGAAGCGGGACGATATCGACCTCGTCATCGAGGTTATCGGCGGCATTGATTACCCACGCCAGGTGGTCCTCGCCGCCCTGCGCGCTGGCAAGTCCGTGGTGACGGCCAACAAGGCCCTCATCGCCGCCCACGCAGACGATCTCGCCGCCGCCGCGGACGAGTCCGGTGTGGATCTGTTCTTCGAAGCCGCCGTGGCTGCAGCCATCCCGGTGGTCGGCCCGCTGCGCCGCTCCCTGGCCGGTGACAAGGTTAACCAAGTCATGGGCATCGTCAACGGCACCACGAACTTCATCCTCGATGCGATGTACCACCGCGGCGCCAGCTACGAGGAGATGCTCGCTGAGGCAACCGAGCTGGGCTACGCGGAGGCCGATCCGTCTGCGGACGTCGACGGTTACGATGCCGCCAGCAAGGCCGCCATCCTGGCCTCACTGGCGTTCCACACGCGCGTGTCTGGCGAGAACGTCCACACTGAGGGCATCCGCGACATCAGCGTGGAGGATATCGACGCCGCTAAGGCCGCAAACTCCACCATTAAGCTCCTCGCGATCTGCGAGCGTCTTGTCGACGACGAGGGCAAGGAATCCGTCTCGGCTCGCGTGTACCCGGCTCTGGTGCCGACCAGCCACCCGCTGGCCAGCGTGTCCGAGTCCTACAACGCCGTGTTCGTCGAGGCCGAGTCCGCAGGTCGCCTCATGTTCTACGGCAACGGCGCAGGTGGTGGCCCCACCGCATCTGCTGTGCTGGGTGACGTTGTGGCCGTGGCCCGCAACATCGTCCACGGCGGTCGCGGCCCCGGCGAGTCTACCTACGCCGAGCTGCCCATCGCCGATTTCGGCGACGTCTCCACGCGCTACCACGTAGACATGCAGGTCGATGACCGCACGGGTGTGCTGGCCGAGGTCGCCTCGGTGTTCGCGGAGCAGGGTGTGTCCCTGAAGACCGTGCGCCAGGAAGAGCTGCGCGATGGCGCCCGCCTGGTCGTTATCACCCACAGCGCCCGCGAGGCGGACCTGGAGAACACCGTGGACAAGCTCAAGCAACTCGATGCGGTCATGGCCATTAACTCCGTGATCCGCATGGAGGGCTAG
- the lysA gene encoding diaminopimelate decarboxylase, whose protein sequence is MDPETHLPQVPLRTRTANTEEFNSIPGHVYPASTARRVDGAVEIGGVTLTDLAEEFGTPAFVLDEDEFRTRCRTMAEAFGGGERVHYASKAFLSRTVARWIAEEGLSLDVASQGELEVALAADFPAERITVHGNNKSRAFLTLAVRSGVELVVVDSLQEIENLAEVAEELDQTQDVLVRVTPGVHVDTHEFIATSHEDQKFGFSLASGAAEHAALACAAAEGIRLRGLHCHVGSQVFDAAGFALAGERMLGLWSRLLEMVDPSDAPTFDILDLGGGYGIPYMPDQEALDVSAVASDLRAKVAEAAEEAGVPTPTLNVEPGRAIAGPSMVTIYRVGTVKDVEVSATQARRYISVDGGMSDNIRPALYQAEYDCRIVNRQVEGELLPSRVVGSHCESGDILVNDVLIPADVRPGDLLMLGATGAYCYSMASRYNMMARPPVIVVSQGSARVMIRRETLSDILALENF, encoded by the coding sequence ATGGATCCGGAGACCCACCTGCCGCAGGTCCCGCTGCGCACCCGCACCGCGAATACGGAAGAGTTCAACTCCATCCCCGGCCACGTCTATCCCGCGTCTACCGCGCGTCGTGTGGATGGCGCCGTGGAGATCGGGGGAGTCACGCTCACCGATCTCGCCGAGGAGTTCGGAACGCCCGCCTTCGTCCTCGACGAGGACGAGTTCCGCACCCGCTGCCGCACGATGGCCGAGGCCTTCGGAGGCGGCGAGCGCGTCCACTACGCCTCCAAGGCGTTCCTTTCCCGCACCGTCGCCCGGTGGATTGCCGAGGAGGGGCTGTCGCTGGATGTTGCCTCCCAGGGAGAGCTCGAGGTCGCCCTCGCCGCCGACTTCCCGGCCGAGCGCATCACCGTGCACGGTAACAACAAGTCCCGTGCCTTCCTCACCCTCGCCGTGCGTTCCGGGGTGGAACTTGTTGTGGTCGATTCCCTCCAGGAGATCGAAAATCTCGCTGAGGTCGCCGAGGAGTTGGACCAGACCCAGGACGTGCTCGTTCGCGTCACCCCCGGCGTGCATGTGGACACCCACGAGTTCATCGCCACGAGCCACGAGGATCAGAAGTTCGGCTTCTCCCTGGCTTCCGGCGCCGCTGAGCACGCCGCACTGGCCTGCGCCGCTGCCGAGGGGATTCGCCTGCGTGGCCTGCATTGCCACGTTGGTTCCCAGGTCTTCGACGCCGCCGGTTTCGCCCTCGCGGGCGAGCGCATGCTGGGTCTGTGGTCGCGCTTGTTGGAGATGGTCGATCCGTCCGACGCCCCTACGTTCGACATCCTCGACTTGGGCGGCGGGTATGGCATTCCGTACATGCCCGATCAGGAAGCGCTCGATGTCTCCGCCGTGGCGTCCGATCTGCGCGCCAAGGTGGCCGAGGCCGCCGAGGAAGCGGGTGTGCCGACCCCCACCCTCAACGTGGAACCGGGCCGTGCCATCGCCGGTCCGTCCATGGTGACCATTTACCGTGTCGGCACGGTCAAGGACGTGGAGGTTTCCGCCACCCAGGCACGCCGGTACATCTCCGTCGATGGTGGCATGAGCGACAACATCCGCCCGGCCCTGTACCAAGCTGAATACGATTGCCGCATCGTCAACCGCCAGGTGGAGGGCGAGCTGTTGCCCTCCCGCGTGGTGGGTTCTCACTGCGAGTCCGGCGACATCCTCGTCAACGATGTGCTCATTCCGGCTGATGTGCGCCCCGGCGATCTGCTCATGCTGGGTGCCACGGGCGCGTACTGCTATTCCATGGCGTCGCGCTACAACATGATGGCCAGGCCCCCGGTGATCGTCGTGTCCCAGGGCTCGGCTCGGGTTATGATTCGCCGGGAAACCCTAAGCGACATTCTGGCGCTGGAGAACTTCTAG
- a CDS encoding metallophosphoesterase family protein produces the protein MTDSTTVRILHTSDWQLGMTRWFLEGEAQARFTEDRIQAVGTLLQIAEDKQCDAVVVAGDVFDDNLLAPSVFSRTIQQLANAKVPVFLLPGNHDPLDASSVYHRDNLLQLDAITVLDDSSVHEVPPRAGGLPVEIVGAPLTSKSADEDLVAKALRNLDPITDARARVIVGHGAVSSFGGSDAFDVIDIPTATQACRDRIADYVALGDTHSTQALNSDETVWYSGSHEVTDFREQDGGGENNSGNVLLVEITVDADRPERQATVATTQIPVGTWTFQAVDAQVNSLDDVNAFLDDLRQLPNHSTTVIKYGLTGTLSIAAAAALDEGIDELKPGFAALYPRHSRTDVQVIPDDEEFSEGLLGQGFVGQAARELRDMAQSESSGGDAEQARIAQDALRLLLRLSHKASNS, from the coding sequence ATGACAGATTCCACCACCGTCCGAATCTTGCACACCTCAGACTGGCAGTTGGGCATGACGCGATGGTTCCTCGAAGGCGAGGCCCAAGCCCGCTTCACCGAGGACCGCATCCAAGCCGTGGGTACGCTGCTGCAGATCGCCGAGGATAAGCAGTGCGATGCAGTGGTCGTTGCCGGGGATGTCTTCGATGACAACTTGCTTGCCCCTAGCGTGTTCTCCCGCACCATCCAACAGCTCGCCAACGCGAAGGTTCCGGTGTTCCTGCTGCCCGGCAACCACGACCCGCTCGACGCTTCCAGTGTGTATCACCGGGATAACCTTCTTCAGCTCGACGCCATCACGGTCCTTGATGACTCCAGCGTTCATGAGGTACCGCCTCGGGCTGGTGGCCTCCCGGTCGAAATCGTCGGCGCCCCGTTGACCTCGAAATCCGCCGATGAGGACCTCGTGGCCAAAGCGCTGCGAAACCTCGATCCCATCACGGATGCCCGAGCCCGTGTGATCGTGGGACACGGTGCCGTGAGTAGCTTCGGCGGCTCCGATGCCTTCGACGTCATCGATATCCCCACTGCCACCCAGGCTTGCCGCGACCGGATTGCGGACTATGTAGCGCTGGGTGATACGCACTCCACTCAGGCGCTGAATAGTGATGAAACAGTGTGGTACTCCGGTAGCCACGAGGTCACCGACTTCCGCGAACAAGACGGTGGGGGAGAGAACAACTCGGGCAACGTGCTGCTCGTCGAGATCACCGTTGATGCCGACCGTCCAGAGCGTCAGGCGACAGTGGCGACCACCCAGATTCCGGTCGGGACATGGACGTTCCAAGCAGTGGATGCGCAGGTGAACTCCTTGGACGATGTCAACGCATTCCTCGACGATCTACGCCAACTACCCAATCACAGCACCACCGTGATCAAGTACGGACTGACGGGAACGCTCTCCATCGCAGCGGCGGCAGCACTCGATGAGGGCATTGACGAGCTCAAGCCCGGGTTCGCCGCCCTCTATCCGAGGCACAGCCGCACAGACGTGCAGGTCATTCCGGATGACGAGGAATTCTCCGAGGGGTTGCTAGGCCAAGGCTTCGTGGGCCAGGCAGCGCGTGAACTCCGTGACATGGCCCAGTCGGAATCCTCCGGGGGAGATGCGGAACAAGCCCGCATCGCCCAAGACGCCCTGCGCCTGCTGCTCCGGCTCAGCCACAAAGCCAGCAATTCCTAG